One Kwoniella pini CBS 10737 chromosome 11, complete sequence DNA segment encodes these proteins:
- a CDS encoding histone H4: MSGRGKGGKGLGKGGAKRHRKVLRDNIQGITKPAIRRLARRGGVKRISGLIYEETRGVLKIFLENVIRDSVTYTEHAKRKTVTSLDVVYALKRQGRTLYGFGA; the protein is encoded by the exons ATGTCCGGTCGAGgaaaaggtggtaaaggtttaggtaaaggtggtgcCAAGAGACACAGAAAAGTTTTGAGAGACAACATCCA AGGTATTACCAAACCCGCTATCAGACGTCTCGCACGAAGAGGTGGTGTTAAGCGAATCTCAGGTCTTATCTACGAGG aAACCCGAGGTGTTCTTAAGATCTTCCTTGAAAACGTTATTCGAGATTCCGTCACTTACACTGAACACGCCAAGAGAAAGACTGTTACTTCCCTCGATGTAGTCTACGCTCTTAAGAGACAAGGTAGAACCCTTTACGGTTTCGGTGCTTAA